A single genomic interval of Vicia villosa cultivar HV-30 ecotype Madison, WI unplaced genomic scaffold, Vvil1.0 ctg.000605F_1_1, whole genome shotgun sequence harbors:
- the LOC131629794 gene encoding uncharacterized protein LOC131629794, protein MPRHDGTVNAIELVTEQEFVQQRSSPIDALKRYLLAKGFVLEHNEAFKTTLQRLVNQGVVQFKEYPEEEYVAMLDRNEPLMIPRQGARKTLIIPCTKATLLIPTQGHTRIIPVRDPYPVDKMKAVPWEYESNANTDVTNIVGPGGMTRSGRIFNTAKSKENLAQANDQATVVPTESSTPTDKDTTNKDAEEFLALIKKSDYKVVDQLHQTPSRISLLSLLIHSEKHRDTLMKILSAAHVTKDITVNQFDGMVANLTAGACLSFSEHELPSQGKGHNKALHISMQCGKAHLSRVLIDTGSSLNVMPKATLDKIDLEGLVIRPSRLVVKAFDGSQSPVFGEVDLPVVIGPRTFCINFQVMEIEPAYTCLLGRPWIHAAGAVTSTLHQKMKFVDGNSIVTISGEEDIFVSNLDSYRYIEAGEKALETSFQALEIATAVTLPIEKTRRAVTSWRDLQATQMEGWGKILEVQEKKDRLGLGYQSTKKAAKEEQRFPPITQTFVTGGYEH, encoded by the coding sequence ATGCCTCGCCATGATGGCACAGTCAATGCAATCGAGCTAGTCACCGAGCAAGAGTTTGTTCAACAACGGAGttcccccatagatgcccttaagaggtattTACTTGCAAAGGGGTTCGTCCtcgaacataacgaagcttttaAGACGACCTTGCAAAGACTAGTGAATCAAGGAGTGGTTCAGTTCAAGGAATATCCTGAGGAAGAGTATGTAGCCATGTTGGACAGAAATGAACCATTAATGATACCAAGGCAAGGGGCAAGGAAGACATTGATCATCCCTTGCACCAAAGCCACACTGCTGATACCCACACAAGGGcacactaggatcatcccagTCAGGGATCCATACCCTGTAGATAAAATGAAAGCAGTCCCGTGGGAGTATGAGTCTAATGCTAATACCGATGTGACAAACATCGTTGGGCCTGGAGGCATGACGCGTAGCGGTCGCATATTCAATACTGCTAAATCAAAGGAGAACTTAGCACAAGCAAACGACCAAGCTACTGTGGTCCCTACTGAAAGTAGCACACCCACTGACAAGGATACCACCAATAAAGATGCTGAAGAGTTCTTGGCACTgatcaagaaaagtgattacaaggtAGTGGATCAGCTGCATCAAACGCCATCCCGGATATCACTCCTCTCGCTGTTAATTCATTCAGAAAAACATCGAGACACTTTGATGAAAATCCTAAGTGCTGCTCACGTAACCAAAGACATCACTGTAAACCAATTCGATGGAATGGTAGCTAACCTTACTGCTGGGGCATGTTTGAGTTTCAGTGAACACGAGTTGCCCTCACAAGGGAAAGGACATAACAAAGCcctgcatatctccatgcaatgtgggaaAGCTCATCTATCTAGAGTGCTGATCGACACAGGGTCGTCgttaaacgtgatgccaaaagctacCCTAGACAAGATAGATCTGGAAGGGCTAGTAATAAGACCAAGCCGTCTGGTGGTCAAAGCTTTTGATGGGTCGCAAAGTCCAGTATTTGGAGAGGTAGATCTCCCTGTGGTAATAGGCCCTCgtaccttctgcatcaatttccaagtgatggagattgagcCTGCTTATACATGTTTGCTGGGAcgcccttggatccatgctgctggggcagtcacctctaCTCTGCACCAGAAGATGAAATTTGTGGATGGAAACTCTATAGTAACTATCAGTGGGGAGGAGGACATATTCGTCAGTAATCTAGACTCGTACCGGTATATCGAGGCTGGAGAAAAGGCATTAGAGACTTCATTCCAAGCGCTTGAGATTGCCACTGCTGTCACACTACCAATTGAGAAGACTCGAAGGGCGGTGACTTCTTGGAGAGACCTGCAAGCTACACAGATGGAAGGCTGGGGCAAGATCCTAGAAGTGCAAGAGAAGAAAGATCgtctggggttaggataccaatCCACAAAGAAGGCTGCAAAGGAAGAGCAACGGTTCCCTCCGATCACACAAACTTTTGTCACAGGTGGATATGAGCAC